CAAAGCGGAGAAGATATCGCAGATTTTAAGCGCAAGTCAGCGGACGTGGTCGAGAAAAATGTCCGGGTTGCAAAAATCGACTCACTGTTTGATCCGACTATTTCTGCGATCATTGGAATCTGTTACATGCTGTCCATCGGATTCGGGGCTTATTTCGTCGTGAACAGCGACATGACAGTCGGTGATCTGATTGCGTTCACGACATATCTCGGCTTGCTTGTATGGCCGATGCTTGCGTTCGGCTGGTTGTTTAATATCGTGGAACGCGGCCGTGCTTCATACGACCGGATCCGGTCCCTGCTGGCAGTACCGGCGGATATTACCGATAAAGAAAAAGCGCTGGATTCACAGCCGGAAGGGGACATTGCATTTCAAGTAGAGGAATTCCGGTTTGAGGATCACGAAGAACCGGTGTTAAACGATGTTCACTTCACACTTCAGCGCGGGGAAACACTCGGTATTGTCGGGAAGACCGGTTCAGGGAAAACGGCGATTCTCCGGCTCCTGCTCCGCGAATTTGAAGGATACAGGGGAACCATTACATTCGGCGGCATTCCGATTGGCGATTTCAGACGCCAGAAACTCCGGGAAGCGATCGGTTATGTGCCGCAAGATCATTTTCTGTTTTCGATGGATATCCGCAACAATATCGCTTTTGCCCGTCCGGAGGCAACCGATGCTGAAGTGGAACAGGCAGCGCGGCTCGCGCACATCCATGAGGATATTCTTCAGTTTGCTGAAGGGTATCAAACAGTCGTCGGTGAAAGAGGCGTATCGTTATCGGGCGGCCAGAAACAACGGATTTCCATCGCCCGGGCATTGCTGACTTCACCGGAACTGCTGATTCTGGATGATTCCCTGTCGGCTGTGGATGCAAAAACCGAGGAAGCCATTCTGGAATCTTTGAAAGCGGCACGGACCGGGGAGACGACGATCATCACGTCCCACCGGCTGAGCGCCATCCAGCATGCTCATCAGATCATCGTCATGCATGAAGGCCGAATTACGGAAGCCGGTACGCATGACGAATTGATGGCACTGGATGGTCGCTACCGGGAAATGTACGACTTGCAGCAGTTGGAGGCGCTCGTCGAACAAGGAGGCACAATGTAATGGAGCAGCAGCCGAAATTATCGGGCAAAGATCAATGGAATGTATTCAAGCGCCTGCTCACTTATTTGAAACCGCATAAAAAAGTACTGGCACTCGCGCTTCTTCTGCTCGCGCTGACCGTAGCAGGCGATGTGCTCGGGCCGCTTATCATTAAGCGGTTTATCGATCAATACTTGACACCCGGCTTCTTTCCGACCGATGCCATTATAAGCCTGGCCGCCGCCTATGCCGCGATTCAGATTATGAATGTATTCGTCAGTTATTTTCAGCTCCTGAAATTCCAGGAAGTGGCATTGGCAGTCATCCGAGAGCTGCGGATTGATGTGTTCAGTAAAGTGCATAGTCTTGGGATGAGGTATTTCGACAGAACACCGGCTGGCAGTACGGTGTCCCGTGTGACGAATGACACGGAAGCAATCAAGGAAATGTTTGTCGGCGTGCTTGTCGGATTCGTGCAAAGCGCTTTTCTCGTCGTCGGCGT
Above is a genomic segment from Planococcus lenghuensis containing:
- a CDS encoding ABC transporter ATP-binding protein; the encoded protein is MRVFLDLSWFFKERKKQYIIGVIMLLLVALLQLLPPKIIGFVVDEISAGSLTSSFLISWLGILAAAAAGMYVLRYWWRQMIFGSSLVLARNLRRDLYHHFTQMSPAFYQKRRVGDLMAHATNDLQAVQQTASAGVLTLVDSIVTGGFVIAAMAITINWKLTLIVILPFPVMIILTSWYGRLLHERFHGAQEAFSDLNDKTQESVSGMKVLKTFGQSGEDIADFKRKSADVVEKNVRVAKIDSLFDPTISAIIGICYMLSIGFGAYFVVNSDMTVGDLIAFTTYLGLLVWPMLAFGWLFNIVERGRASYDRIRSLLAVPADITDKEKALDSQPEGDIAFQVEEFRFEDHEEPVLNDVHFTLQRGETLGIVGKTGSGKTAILRLLLREFEGYRGTITFGGIPIGDFRRQKLREAIGYVPQDHFLFSMDIRNNIAFARPEATDAEVEQAARLAHIHEDILQFAEGYQTVVGERGVSLSGGQKQRISIARALLTSPELLILDDSLSAVDAKTEEAILESLKAARTGETTIITSHRLSAIQHAHQIIVMHEGRITEAGTHDELMALDGRYREMYDLQQLEALVEQGGTM